Proteins from a genomic interval of Trifolium pratense cultivar HEN17-A07 linkage group LG6, ARS_RC_1.1, whole genome shotgun sequence:
- the LOC123888512 gene encoding calreticulin-3-like isoform X2 codes for MAENASTELKMFVFFCLLLIQFSVSEIIFEERFEDGWRSRWVKSDWKSSEGKAGSFKHTAGKWAGDPDDKGIQTSNDAKHFAISAKIPEFSNKNRTLVFQYSIKFEQEIECGGGYMKLLSGFVNQKKFGGDTPYSIMFGPDLCGTDTKKLHVIVSYQGQNYPLKKDLQCETDKLTHFYTFILRPDATYSVLVDNRERDSGSMYTDWDILPPQKIKDVKAKKPANWDDREYIEDPNSVKPEGYDSIPAEIPDPKAKEPDSWDEDEDGIWKRPKIPNPAYKGPWKRKKIKNPNYKGKWKTPWIDNPEFEDDPNLYVLKPIKYVGIEVWQVKGGSVFDNILICDDPEYAKQVVDEVFANREIEKEGFEEAEKIRKAQEEEEAQRAREEGERRRKERGYDRHDRHRDRYRKDEL; via the exons ATGGCGGAAAATGCTTCAACTGAACTGAAGATGTTTGTGTTTTTCTGTTTATTACTAATTCAATTTTCCGTTTCTGAAATCATTTTTGAAGAGCGCTTCGAag ATGGATGGCGAAGTCGTTGGGTAAAATCAGACTGGAAAAGTAGCGAAGGCAAAGCCGGTTCGTTCAAACACACGGCTGGGAAATGGGCTGGTGATCCGGATGATAAAG GTATCCAAACATCAAATGATGCCAAACATTTCGCCATCTCGGCAAAGATACCAGAATTCAGCAACAAGAATAGAACACTGGTCTTCCAGTACTCTATAAAATTTGAACAAGAGATTGAGTGTGGTGGAGGTTACATGAAGCTCCTCTCTGGATTTGTTAATCAAAAGAAATTTGGCGGTGATACGCCGTACAG TATAATGTTTGGACCAGATTTGTGTGGCACAGACACAAAGAAGCTCCATGTCATAGTCTCTTACCAAGGTCAAAATTACCCGCTAAAGAAGGACCTGCAATGCGAAACTGACAAGTTAACTCATTTCTACACATTCATTCTCCGGCCAGATGCTACATACAGTGTTCTGGTTGATAATAGAGAGAGAGATTCCGGAAGCATGTATACAGATTGGGATATTCTCCCTCCGCAAAAAATCAAAGATGTTAAGGCAAAAAAG CCTGCAAACTGGGATGACAGAGAGTACATTGAAGACCCTAATTCTGTCAAACCCGAG GGATATGATTCAATCCCAGCAGAAATTCCTGATCCAAAGGCTAAAGAG CCTGATAGTTGGGATGAAGACGAAGATGGAATATGGAAGCGGCCGAAGATACCAAATCCAGCATACAAAGGACCGTGGAAACGAAAG AAAATCAAGAATCCTAACTACAAAGGGAAATGGAAAACTCCATGGATAGATAATCCAG AGTTTGAAGATGACCCCAATCTTTATGTGCTTAAGCCTATCAAATATGTCGGCATTGAAGTTTGGCAG GTTAAAGGCGGTTCAGTATTCGACAACATTTTGATTTGTGATGATCCTGAATATGCAAAACAAGTTGTTGATGAAGTGTTTGCCAATAGGGAG ATTGAAAAAGAGGGTTTTGAGGAAGCagagaaaataagaaaagcCCAAGAGGAAGAG GAGGCTCAAAGAGCAAGAGAAGAAGGTGAAAGGCGGAGAAAAGAGAGAGGTTATGATCGACACGACAGACATAGAGACAGATATAGAAAG GATGAACTGTGA
- the LOC123888512 gene encoding calreticulin-3-like isoform X1 — MAENASTELKMFVFFCLLLIQFSVSEIIFEERFEDGWRSRWVKSDWKSSEGKAGSFKHTAGKWAGDPDDKGIQTSNDAKHFAISAKIPEFSNKNRTLVFQYSIKFEQEIECGGGYMKLLSGFVNQKKFGGDTPYSIMFGPDLCGTDTKKLHVIVSYQGQNYPLKKDLQCETDKLTHFYTFILRPDATYSVLVDNRERDSGSMYTDWDILPPQKIKDVKAKKPANWDDREYIEDPNSVKPEGYDSIPAEIPDPKAKEPDSWDEDEDGIWKRPKIPNPAYKGPWKRKKIKNPNYKGKWKTPWIDNPEFEDDPNLYVLKPIKYVGIEVWQVKGGSVFDNILICDDPEYAKQVVDEVFANREIEKEGFEEAEKIRKAQEEEEAQRAREEGERRRKERGYDRHDRHRDRYRKHRRDYMDDYHDEL; from the exons ATGGCGGAAAATGCTTCAACTGAACTGAAGATGTTTGTGTTTTTCTGTTTATTACTAATTCAATTTTCCGTTTCTGAAATCATTTTTGAAGAGCGCTTCGAag ATGGATGGCGAAGTCGTTGGGTAAAATCAGACTGGAAAAGTAGCGAAGGCAAAGCCGGTTCGTTCAAACACACGGCTGGGAAATGGGCTGGTGATCCGGATGATAAAG GTATCCAAACATCAAATGATGCCAAACATTTCGCCATCTCGGCAAAGATACCAGAATTCAGCAACAAGAATAGAACACTGGTCTTCCAGTACTCTATAAAATTTGAACAAGAGATTGAGTGTGGTGGAGGTTACATGAAGCTCCTCTCTGGATTTGTTAATCAAAAGAAATTTGGCGGTGATACGCCGTACAG TATAATGTTTGGACCAGATTTGTGTGGCACAGACACAAAGAAGCTCCATGTCATAGTCTCTTACCAAGGTCAAAATTACCCGCTAAAGAAGGACCTGCAATGCGAAACTGACAAGTTAACTCATTTCTACACATTCATTCTCCGGCCAGATGCTACATACAGTGTTCTGGTTGATAATAGAGAGAGAGATTCCGGAAGCATGTATACAGATTGGGATATTCTCCCTCCGCAAAAAATCAAAGATGTTAAGGCAAAAAAG CCTGCAAACTGGGATGACAGAGAGTACATTGAAGACCCTAATTCTGTCAAACCCGAG GGATATGATTCAATCCCAGCAGAAATTCCTGATCCAAAGGCTAAAGAG CCTGATAGTTGGGATGAAGACGAAGATGGAATATGGAAGCGGCCGAAGATACCAAATCCAGCATACAAAGGACCGTGGAAACGAAAG AAAATCAAGAATCCTAACTACAAAGGGAAATGGAAAACTCCATGGATAGATAATCCAG AGTTTGAAGATGACCCCAATCTTTATGTGCTTAAGCCTATCAAATATGTCGGCATTGAAGTTTGGCAG GTTAAAGGCGGTTCAGTATTCGACAACATTTTGATTTGTGATGATCCTGAATATGCAAAACAAGTTGTTGATGAAGTGTTTGCCAATAGGGAG ATTGAAAAAGAGGGTTTTGAGGAAGCagagaaaataagaaaagcCCAAGAGGAAGAG GAGGCTCAAAGAGCAAGAGAAGAAGGTGAAAGGCGGAGAAAAGAGAGAGGTTATGATCGACACGACAGACATAGAGACAGATATAGAAAG CATCGTCGTGATTACATGGATGATTATCAT GATGAACTGTGA
- the LOC123892292 gene encoding uncharacterized protein LOC123892292 has protein sequence MSCSDSSSVQNFLIKSLYLNPGYLKLFTWTNDFNPNAQHHTTAQVWIRISGLAQEYWRKNIIFAIASSIGTPICVDANTSKSAFERSFGHYARILVDVDLSVQLRYQVLVERKGFAFFVEIEYENLPDFCDYCKHIGHNNANCKRNKTVETEARDMGKNVSKSRKEFIQVRDNRQNQPRQQPVNNETASGSEARPDANEPNKEDVVNVNHISQSGNEDHELVNGNENLRITQEVPEFMSDTPISDKLTNEAIETIEHDFNVNDDNPNIPKVVHQDVQILKSNPADMAEEQRNNQEGELALDNTEDQPFEIVLTKSQKKTKKRGTNDPNLWCFCSSDINPTVLHTSNQHVSFMIKIYEQNMVFSAIYASTDYQKRRDLWAALNAEKSNGDLPRCFIGDFNTILGMHEYRGSNTPSRICYEDFQDWTNSHNLIHLPTKGAHFTWANGRRGRSYTEKRLDRSVCNTLFIDAWSSISCNTLIKSESDHYPIMLHLHNNNNVRHASPFKFLRMWSKHDDCVNVVKQERVAKLEYAKALHFEEDFWHEKARIKWHTDGDRNTQYFHQLAKVRYATKLISSLRNGDDLITNASDIESHVVNYFKDIFSSPNMCLDNGIIDQVIPNLITDDQNISLTCLPSMQEVHDAVFSMNKDGAPGPDGFGAIFYQTYWDIIANDVYKAVLQFFSNGWILPNYNSNNVVLIPKSHEADAINHFRPIALANFKFKIISKILASRLAMVTPTIISSNQRGFIPGRQISDCICLTSEAINMLNNKTFGGNLAMKIDIRKAFDTLDWDFLLKVLHTFGFSPVFCNWIKVILHSACLSIVINGRPFGYFTCRRGVRQWDPLSPILFCLAEEVLSRSITKLVEDGSLQLIPGTRGNFVPSHILYADDVMIFCRATLANINILKGLFQRYGEACGQIINPSKSTFYVGSISATRTNRIADMLGFSIGTLPFIYLGVPIFKGKPKACHLQSIADRIKAKLAAWKASFLSIAGRVQIVKSIIHGMLIYSFMIYAWPISLLKDVDRWIRNFIWSGNVDQRKLVTVAWDKVCTPTNEGGLGLRSLRHINEAADLKLCWELFTSSNHWASLLRARVMRSYGIIDYHISSIWSGIKHHIPSVTDNTCWQLGKGDQINFWTDSWVGDPLVDLLDISRHSHALLQAKVAHFIANDHWLIPNSITSSYPNLVPLLNSVTIPISKANDELRWIHSDSGVLSFKDAYLFHRPIGQHIPWAKIIWCEDIPPSKSCLMWRIMHNRLPTDDLLSHRGCYIVSKCDLCGEAAETIHHIFCDCCFSKDIWHWFASVLSLHVDTSTVSSIFDICNKNWNSQCKIVVISAVVNIFNTIWWCRNQHRFEGKSIHWRSVVNSIISNVSLSGNLSKKASFISMQEFSILKAFNVNVHHPKAPVIKEVLWQPPLYNWVKCNTDGSALGSPGLASCGGIFRDYTATFIGGFSINIGNSYALHAELIGVMNTIEIAHSKGWNKLWIESDSQLVNLAFKSAHIVPWKLCNRWFNCLTLTKTMHFRATHIYCEGNCCADRMATLGINVNGFYWWDNVPPSVQGDYIRKVFNENLAPSIKLATRCILGEIGGWIKQHHNDLFYHYQVQNGRPFISESPKRLMQGLTDLANTKEGPLLTNDDVD, from the exons atgtcTTGTTCTGATTCTTCAAGTGTTCAAAATTTC CTCATAAAAAGCTTATATCTAAATCCGGGATATCTTAAACTTTTTACCTGGACAAATGACTTCAACCCAAATGCTCAACATCACACTACTGCTCAGGTTTGGATTCGTATCTCTGGTCTTGCACAAGAATATTGGAGGAAGAACATCATCTTTGCTATAGCTAGTAGTATTGGAACTCCAATTTGTGTAGATGCTAACACTAGTAAATCCGCTTTTGAGCGGTCTTTTGGGCACTATGCACGTATTCTTGTTGATGTAGATTTAAGCGTTCAGCTCAGATATCAAGTATTAGTAGAACGTAAGGGATTTGCATTCTTCGTTGAGATAGAATATGAAAATCTCCCGGATTTTTGTGACTATTGTAAACATATTGGTCATAATAATGCTAATTGCAAACGGAATAAAACCGTTGAAACTGAAGCTCGTGACATGGGTAAAAATGTTTCTAAATCGCGGAAGGAATTCATACAGGTGCGTGATAATCGTCAGAATCAACCTAGGCAACAACCTGTTAATAATGAAACTGCAAGTGGGAGTGAAGCGCGACCCGATGCAAATGAACCTAATAAAGAGGATGTTGTGAATGTTAATCACATTAGCCAGTCTGGAAATGAAGACCATGAGCTTGTAAATGGTAATGAGAATCTTCGAATAACTCAGGAAGTGCCTGAATTTATGTCGGACACCCCCATCAGTGACAAGCTTACAAATGAGGCGATAGAGACAATAGAGCATGATTTCAATGTCAATGATGATAATCCAAATATACCCAAGGTGGTTCATCAGGATGTGCAAATCTTAAAATCCAATCCGGCGGATATGGCGGAGGAACAGAGGAATAATCAAGAAGGAGAATTAGCTCTAGACAACACGGAGGATCAACCTTTCGAGATTGTTCTCACTAAGTCGCAGAAAAAGACAAAGAAAAG AGGAACTAATGATCCCAATCTTTGGTGCTTTTGTTCCAGTGATATCAATCCTACTGTCTTGCACACTTCAAATCAACATGTTTCATTTATGATCAAAATTTATGAGCAAAACATGGTTTTTAGTGCTATTTATGCTTCAACTGATTATCAAAAGAGAAGAGATCTATGGGCCGCTCTTAATGCGGAGAAATCAAATGGTGATCTTCCTCGTTGCTTTATTGGAGATTTCAATACTATTCTTGGCATGCATGAATATAGGGGAAGTAATACTCCATCCAGAATTTGTTATGAAGATTTTCAGGATTGGACCAATTCTCATAATCTTATTCATCTGCCTACTAAAGGGGCACACTTCACTTGGGCAAATGGTAGAAGAGGTAGGAGCTATACTGAAAAACGGTTGGACAGGTCAGTTTGTAATACTTTATTTATTGATGCTTGGTCCTCGATTAGTTGCAATACGCTCATTAAAAGTGAGTCGGACCATTATCCCATTATGCTACATCTTCACAACAACAATAATGTGAGACATGCTTCTCCATTCAAATTCCTTCGTATGTGGTCTAAACATGATGACTGTGTCAATGTCGTTAAGCAG GAAAGAGTTGCTAAGTTGGAGTATGCTAAGGCTCTTCACTTTGAAGAAGACTTCTGGCATGAAAAAGCGAGAATTAAGTGGCATACTGACGGTGATCGTAATACTCAGTATTTCCATCAGTTAGCCAAAGTTCGATATGCAACTAAGCTTATTTCTTCTCTCCGTAATGGTGATGATTTGATAACTAATGCAAGTGATATTGAAAGTCATGTTGTAAACtattttaaagatatttttagcTCTCCTAACATGTGTCTTGATAATGGTATTATTGATCAAGTTATCCCTAACCTTATTACGGATGATCAAAATATTTCTCTTACTTGTCTTCCTAGTATGCAGGAGGTTCACGATGCtgttttttctatgaataaagacGGGGCTCCGGGTCCAGATGGTTTCGGAgctattttttatcaaacttatTGGGACATAATTGCGAATGATGTGTACAAGGCCGTGTTGCAATTTTTTTCTAATGGTTGGATTCTTCCTAACTATAACTCTAATAATGTGGTTCTTATTCCTAAGTCTCATGAAGCAGATGCTATTAATCACTTTAGGCCTATTGCTCTTGCTAACTTCAAGTTCAagattatttcaaaaatattggCAAGTCGACTTGCTATGGTTACTCCTACCATCATTTCTTCCAATCAAAGAGGCTTCATTCCAGGGAGACAAAtttctgattgcatttgtttaACATCTGAGGCTATTAACATGTTAAATAACAAAACTTTTGGTGGTAATCTTGCCATGAAGATTGATATTAGGAAGGCCTTTGACACTTTAGACTGGGACTTTCTCCTAAAAGTGCTTCACacttttggttttagtcctgTGTTTTGTAATTGGATCAAAGTGATTCTTCATTCAGCATGTCTGTCTATTGTTATCAATGGTCGGCCGTTCGGTTACTTTACTTGCAGAAGAGGGGTTCGTCAATGGGATCCATTATCTCCtattcttttttgtttagcAGAGGAAGTTTTAAGCAGAAGCATTACAAAGCTTGTTGAAGATGGATCTCTTCAGCTTATTCCTGGAACTCGGGGTAATTTTGTTCCCTCTCATATTCTTTATGCTGACGATGTTATGATTTTTTGCAGGGCAACTCTAGCTAATATTAATATTCTTAAGGGACTTTTTCAACGTTATGGAGAAGCTTGTGGACAAATCATTAACCCATCTAAGTCCACTTTCTATGTTGGATCTATTTCTGCTACCAGAACTAATAGAATTGCTGATATGTTGGGTTTCTCTATTGGAACTTTGCCTTTTATTTATCTTGGTGTGCCTATTTTTAAAGGGAAGCCAAAAGCTTGCCATCTTCAATCGATTGCGGATAGAATTAAAGCTAAATTAGCTGCTTGGAAAGCCTCTTTTTTATCCATTGCAGGCAGAGTTCAGATTGTTAAGAGTATTATTCATGGAATGTTGATCTATAGTTTCATGATATATGCTTGGCCTATTAGTCTGTTGAAAGATGTTGACAGGTGGATTAGAAATTTCATCTGGAGTGGTAATGTAGATCAGCGTAAATTAGTTACTGTTGCTTGGGATAAAGTTTGCACTCCCACCAATGAAGGAGGTCTTGGTCTTCGTTCTTTAAGACATATTAATGAAGCTGCGGATCTTAAATTGTGTTGGGAGCTATTTACATCATCTAATCATTGGGCGTCCCTTCTCAGAGCTAGGGTGATGCGTAGTTATGGTATTATTGATTATCATATTTCTTCTATTTGGTCAGGTATCAAGCATCATATACCTAGTGTTACTGATAATACTTGTTGGCAACTTGGTAAGGGTGACCAGATTAATTTCTGGACAGATTCTTGGGTGGGTGACCCTTTGGTGGACCTTTTGGATATTTCTCGCCATTCTCATGCTCTATTACAGGCTAAGGTGGCACACTTTATTGCTAATGATCATTGGCTTATTCCAAACTCTATTACTTCGAGCTATCCTAATTTGGTGCCGTTATTAAATTCTGTCACTATTCCTATTAGTAAAGCTAATGATGAGTTAAGATGGATTCATTCTGATAGCGGGGTCCTTTCTTTTAAAGATGCTTACTTGTTTCACAGACCTATAGGGCAACATATTCCTTGGGCTAAAATTATTTGGTGTGAGGATATTCCTCCCTCTAAATCTTGTTTGATGTGGAGAATCATGCATAATAGATTACCTACAGATGATCTTCTCTCTCATAGAGGTTGTTATATTGTCTCCAAATGCGATCTTTGTGGGGAGGCTGCTGAAACCATACATCATATATTTTGTGATTGTTGTTTTTCTAAGGATATTTGGCATTGGTTTGCCTCTGTTCTTTCCTTGCACGTTGACACAAGTACtgttagttctatttttgatatttgtaacaaaaattggAACTCTCAATGTAAAATTGTTGTTATTTCTGCagttgttaatatttttaatactatATGGTGGTGCAGGAACCAACATAGATTCGAGGGAAAATCCATTCATTGGAGATCTGTGGTCAACTCAATTATCTCCAATGTTTCTTTATCTGgaaatttatctaaaaaagcTTCTTTCATTTCCATGCAGGAATTCAGCATTTTGAAAGCTTTTAATGTCAATGTCCATCATCCCAAAGCACCTGTCATCAAAGAAGTATTGTGGCAACCTCCGCTTTATAATTGGGTTAAATGCAACACAGATGGTTCAGCGTTGGGTAGCCCCGGTCTTGCTTCTTGTGGGGGTATTTTTAGAGACTATACTGCTACTTTTATAGGGGGGTTTTCTATTAATATTGGAAACTCTTACGCCCTTCATGCTGAACTTATAGGTGTTATGAATACTATTGAGATCGCTCATTCAAAAGGGTGGAACAAACTTTGGATTGAATCTGATTCACAATTGGTTAATTTAGCTTTTAAGTCCGCCCACATTGTCCCTTGGAAGCTTTGTAATAGATGGTTCAATTGCTTGACGTTGACTAAAACCATGCATTTTAGAGCGACTCACATTTATTGTGAAGGGAACTGTTGTGCAGATAGAATGGCTACTTTAGGCATTAATGTTAATGGTTTTTACTGGTGGGACAATGTTCCGCCGAGTGTTCAAGGagattatatta gaaaggtttttaatgag AACTTGGCACCCTCAATCAAATTAGCCACACGCTGTATACTTGGTGAGATTGGTGGATGGATCAAACAACACCATAATGATCTATTCTATCATTATCAAGTCCAAAATGGCAGACCATTTATATCTGAATCTCCTAAACG CCTCATGCAAGGGCTTACAGATTTAGCAAACACGAAGGAAGGACCATTGCTAACAAATGATGATGTCGATTAA
- the LOC123888515 gene encoding monothiol glutaredoxin-S14, chloroplastic: MSFSSCVKPFPQLYLYPSCFHSHVSGTTTSSSLSLPPRSSLVLKQNTIFHSEPKLQLKRASTTIRCSALTPELKTTLDKVVTTNKIVLFMKGTKDFPQCGFSNTVVQILKSLNAQFETVNILDNDLVRQGLKEYSNWPTFPQLYIDGEFFGGCDITVEAYKNGELQELVEKAMCS; the protein is encoded by the exons ATGTCATTCAGTTCATGCGTTAAGCCATTCCCACAATTGTACTTGTACCCATCATGCTTCCACTCCCACGTTTCTGGAACAACAACATCCTCGTCACTCTCTCTACCACCTCGTTCATCTCTTGTTCTCAAACAAAACACAATTTTCCATTCCGAACCGAAACTTCAACTCAAACGCGCTTCCACCACAATTCGATGTTCTG cGTTGACTCCTGAATTGAAGACCACATTGGATAAAGTTGTTACTACAAACAAAATAGTTTTGTTTATGAAGGGTACTAAGGATTTTCCACAGTGTGGATTCTCAAATACTGTGGTGCAAATTTTGAAGTCTTTGAATGCTCAATTTGAGACTGTAAATATACTGGACAATGATTTGGTGCGTCAGGGACTCAAGGAATATTCCAATTGGCCTACCTTTCCTCAACTATACATTGATGGAGAGTTTTTTGGTGGATGTGATATCACTGTTG AGGCATATAAGAACGGGGAATTGCAGGAACTTGTGGAGAAGGCAATGTGCTCGTGA
- the LOC123888516 gene encoding flavin mononucleotide hydrolase 1, chloroplatic — MKTIGKMVLPSVGIQLSSSFPIHKTLRTPIHLKPPLSNSITNMSSSFPQNTTNRKLPILLFDIMDTIVRDPFYKDIPAFFQMAFNELIECKHPTAWIEFEKGLIDEGELARIFFKDGRDFDLEGLKTCMRNGYSYIEGVEQLLLSLKKNNFEMHAFTNYPIWYQLIEDKLKLSKYLSWTFCSCTLGKRKPDTEFYTKVVRHLEVDPSYCIFIDDRLNNVEAAIEVGIKGVHFKNVDLLREELSLMGIDISTDEDQ; from the exons ATGAAAACAATAGGAAAAATGGTGTTACCAAGTGTTGGAATACAATTATCTTCCTCATTCCCAATCCACAAAACACTTAGAACACCAATTCACTTAAAACCTCCACTTTCAAATTCAATCACAAACATGTCATCATCATTCCCCCAAAACACAACAAACAGAAAACTTCCAATTCTGTTATTTGACATCATGGACACAATTGTTCGTGACCCTTTCTATAAAGACATTCCTGCTTTCTTCCAAATGGCTTTCAATGAACTCATTGAATGTAAACATCCAACCGCTTGGATTGAATTTGAAAAGGGTCTCATTGATGAG ggggAGCTagcaagaattttttttaaggatggAAGGGATTTTGATTTGGAAG GTCTTAAAACTTGTATGAGAAATGGGTATTCATACATAGAAGGAGTTGAACAATTGCTTCtttccttaaagaaaaataaCTTTGAGATGCATGCTTTTACTAACTATCCTATATG GTACCAGTTGATCGAAGACAAGTTAAagttatcaaaatatttatcttGGACGTTTTGTTCGTGCACACTTG GAAAGAGGAAACCAGATACTGAATTCTATACGAAAGTTGTGAGGCATCTTGAAGTTGATCCGTCATATTGTATTTTCATAGATGACAG GCTAAACAATGTGGAGGCAGCAATTGAAGTTGGAATCAAAGGTGTACATTTCAAGAATGTAGATTTATTGCGCGAAGAACTGTCATTGATGGGGATTGACATTTCAACAGATGAAGATcaatag